Within Gammaproteobacteria bacterium, the genomic segment GCCCATGAGGTCTTCAGTGCATTTCTGCGCATCAGCGGCACCGTGGCCGCGCTCATTGCGGAATGCTATGGCGCGTTGCTGGAAAACAGCACGGAAGAAGGTTTATCCAAAGTGGGCATGAACGCCGCCTTGTTGCAGCGCATCAAGGACAATCAAATCAGCAAGATGATTCAGGAGAGTCAGCACAACGACTGAGCCCCTCCGCCAACAAAACCGTAACGAAAAACACCGCCGTTGGCTACGGCGGTGTTTTCTCCTGCCGCCCGTTGATCAAAGGGCTGCCAGCAGTTCGCTGATACCTTTTTTGACGGCATAACGGACACCACCGATAACGGCTGTGGCATCGGTAAACAAAGCGAGAATATCGTCGCCGGCGGTGGCAATCACCACCTTGCCGCGGTCAAACTCGACCAGGTACTGGGACATGGCGCCCAGTTCAAACTCGCCACCCAGGGCCTCAGACGTACCGATAGCGGTCGCCACCATCGCACCCAGGGCTTCCATATTCACATTTTCGGAGGCTGCACTTTCAATAACGAAACCGTCGCGCCCCACCAAAGCGGCAGCAACAACGCCATTCACCTTGAGAAAGTCACTCAGCACGCCAGCTAGATTCTTTGCCATTATCATATCCCCTTAATTATTTTTTCAGGATTGAATTTGCTTGACTAAAACCGCGCCTGGCTTTCGCCAAGCGTGGCTACAGCCGCACTGTAACACGCCACAACATCTTGTGGACTACGGCATTCCCCTTTCCTTTGCCGCTGAATTGAACGCAGGAAAAAGGGACGCGCATCTGCATCCCCGGCCGCCGCAGGCGCGACCGCCAACACCAATCGGTCCCCGGTTATCTGTAACAAAGACATAAAGACCGCCACCGCATGCTCATGGCCCAGACGGGCAGGATCCGGCGCAAGCACGATCAACGACGGAAATCTGGACAACAGCGCAGCGTCACGCTCATCACCCGCCACACGCTCTGCCGGGACACCTACCGCATAAGCCGCCTCTTCCCGGCTCAGGGTCAGACGCCACATGTACAAAGGGGGCGGTTCGTCATCCCCGTCGCCGGCCTCATCGCCCAGTGCGCCGATATTCCCGCCACAGGCGGCGGAAAAAAATTTTTCGAGTTCCGCCGCTGGACCCAGAACCGCCACTTTCAAGTCAGATACTTTGGGCCGGCCCACCACGCCGAAAATACGCTCCACCTCGCTCCGCCTGACCCGGCGGCACATACCCCGCGCGGAATCAATAGCCGCCAAGGCAGCCAAGCTGCGCGCCAAGGCCTGCTCATCCAGCGGTGCCAGCGCGCGCCTCGCCAACACCGCCTGACGCTTGTCCATGAGTGAGTGCACAACGGCGCGCGCATCGCGCTCAATGGCGAACAGCTGTTCGTCATCGTCCGCGGCCGCTCCCGTCAACCGCTCCAATACCGGCGCCAGCCCGGGCCCGACGGTTACGGACAAACGCCCGGCTTCGTTGCTGGAGAGAAAT encodes:
- a CDS encoding dynein regulation protein LC7 — encoded protein: MAKNLAGVLSDFLKVNGVVAAALVGRDGFVIESAASENVNMEALGAMVATAIGTSEALGGEFELGAMSQYLVEFDRGKVVIATAGDDILALFTDATAVIGGVRYAVKKGISELLAAL